The following coding sequences lie in one Nitrospira lenta genomic window:
- the glyS gene encoding glycine--tRNA ligase subunit beta: protein MPKAQKPSRVTGSTKKSSGRSAPATAELLLEIGVEELPYQFISPALARLKESAEQLLSEQRLTFQAVRTLGTPRRLTLVVEGLLTQQASVMKEAMGPSKAVAFDQAGQPTRAAVGFAAGQGVAIQDLEVRQTPKGEYLFAVKREDGRPSKVVLMELLPQLVGKLTFPKAMKWNDAGVRFARPVRWLVALFGGTVLPIEAAGIKAGNRTRGHRVLGAKHGVVVRDSATYVKALAKEGVIPDPGCRRAIISEQVATLCEKTGFVLNQDDALLDQAVYTTEWPCAIIGSFKDLYLDVPEEILITSMKEHQGFFSLRHKTAGKLVAHFIAVANNRVKDMSLIREGNERVLAARLADAKFFYDNDRTIKLEDRVGKLDGVTFHQKIGTMGQKQARIAALAASLARLAGLDDSVVKGCERAGALCKADLLTGIVGEFPELQGVMGGYYARHDGEAPAVCQAILQHYRPQSMEGAIPESIEGQVLSLADRLDSLASFFHVGMVPTGSEDPFALRRHATAVVRILLEGGVRLNLGRAISEARAIVAAAGIKAGSAPGDGQQRLVDFAFERVRHYARTVHGLRDDVVNAVVSVTDRQSFDLRDLLAKMQALQAVTSRPEFDPLIVGFKRAHRLVEKEQWDRQPVVSTVFQDAAESALHKAVSEERGRMESSMQASDYGRALESLVCLKPAIDAFFAAVMVNADDKAVRSNRLSLLKGVDELFMSFADFSQIVVQGS from the coding sequence ATGCCGAAAGCTCAGAAACCATCTCGCGTCACGGGATCCACGAAGAAGAGTAGCGGGCGGTCTGCTCCGGCAACCGCAGAGTTGCTGCTGGAGATCGGTGTTGAAGAACTGCCCTATCAATTTATCAGCCCCGCACTGGCCCGCTTAAAAGAGTCCGCCGAGCAGTTACTCTCAGAACAGCGACTGACGTTTCAGGCTGTCCGCACACTTGGAACTCCTCGACGGTTGACGCTGGTGGTCGAAGGACTGCTCACGCAACAAGCTTCCGTCATGAAGGAGGCCATGGGGCCGTCAAAGGCCGTCGCGTTCGATCAGGCGGGGCAACCGACCAGAGCCGCAGTCGGCTTCGCCGCCGGGCAGGGTGTGGCGATTCAGGATTTGGAAGTTCGGCAGACGCCGAAAGGCGAGTATCTCTTTGCGGTGAAGCGCGAGGATGGGCGTCCATCCAAAGTCGTCCTGATGGAACTCTTGCCGCAACTGGTGGGCAAGCTGACTTTCCCGAAGGCCATGAAGTGGAACGACGCGGGCGTGCGCTTTGCCCGGCCGGTACGATGGCTGGTTGCCCTCTTCGGCGGTACGGTCCTTCCGATTGAGGCCGCAGGAATCAAGGCGGGGAACCGGACTCGGGGCCATCGGGTGCTGGGCGCGAAGCACGGGGTGGTCGTTCGGGATAGCGCGACGTATGTGAAGGCGCTGGCGAAAGAAGGCGTCATTCCTGATCCTGGGTGCCGCCGAGCGATTATCTCTGAGCAAGTTGCGACATTGTGCGAGAAAACGGGATTTGTGCTCAATCAAGATGACGCGTTGCTCGATCAGGCCGTGTATACGACGGAATGGCCGTGCGCCATCATCGGGTCGTTTAAGGACCTGTATCTAGACGTCCCGGAAGAGATTCTGATCACCTCGATGAAAGAGCACCAGGGGTTTTTCTCGCTTCGTCACAAGACGGCCGGGAAGCTGGTGGCGCATTTCATTGCGGTGGCCAACAATCGAGTCAAGGACATGAGCCTCATCCGTGAAGGCAATGAACGGGTGTTGGCGGCGCGATTGGCCGATGCCAAGTTCTTCTATGACAATGACCGGACGATTAAGCTGGAAGATCGGGTTGGCAAACTCGACGGAGTGACCTTTCATCAGAAAATCGGGACCATGGGGCAGAAGCAGGCGCGTATCGCCGCGCTGGCGGCTTCGCTTGCTCGACTGGCCGGTCTGGACGACTCTGTGGTGAAGGGCTGCGAGCGGGCGGGCGCGTTGTGCAAGGCTGATCTGTTGACCGGTATCGTCGGAGAGTTTCCCGAATTGCAGGGCGTGATGGGCGGGTATTATGCGCGGCACGACGGGGAAGCGCCGGCGGTGTGCCAGGCGATTCTTCAGCACTATCGACCCCAGTCGATGGAGGGCGCCATTCCAGAATCCATCGAAGGGCAGGTCTTATCGCTGGCCGATCGTTTGGACAGCCTCGCGTCGTTTTTTCATGTCGGCATGGTGCCGACCGGCTCCGAAGATCCCTTTGCGTTGCGTCGTCATGCCACGGCAGTGGTGCGCATTCTCTTGGAAGGCGGCGTTCGATTGAACCTGGGCCGTGCGATCAGCGAAGCGCGGGCCATTGTGGCGGCGGCGGGAATCAAGGCTGGTTCAGCGCCGGGCGATGGCCAGCAGCGGCTGGTCGACTTCGCGTTCGAACGCGTCCGTCACTACGCCCGTACCGTCCATGGGTTGAGGGATGATGTCGTGAATGCCGTCGTGAGTGTGACCGATCGTCAGTCATTCGATCTGCGAGATCTCCTGGCCAAAATGCAGGCGTTGCAGGCGGTGACCAGCCGACCGGAGTTCGATCCGTTGATCGTGGGATTCAAGCGCGCCCATCGGCTGGTTGAAAAAGAGCAGTGGGATCGTCAGCCGGTCGTCTCAACAGTCTTTCAAGACGCCGCTGAGTCCGCCCTTCATAAGGCGGTTTCCGAAGAGCGAGGCCGAATGGAGAGTTCGATGCAGGCGAGCGACTACGGCAGGGCGCTGGAATCGCTGGTGTGTCTGAAGCCGGCTATCGACGCCTTCTTTGCCGCGGTGATGGTGAACGCCGACGACAAAGCCGTGCGCAGCAATCGGCTCTCGCTCTTGAAGGGGGTGGATGAGCTCTTCATGTCGTTCGCGGACTTTTCCCAGATTGTGGTACAAGGGAGTTAG
- a CDS encoding sulfite exporter TauE/SafE family protein, translating to MDLIVLILITFVAATVNGAIGYGFSSITMPVALLFYTNRILNPAMVLVELVLNSYVLFLNRQNIPNIFRRVVPILIGLAMGVAIGSYILSLVQPAWVKFVTYFMLLPLILLQAAGIRKPIKAEKAIGVPFGVGIGTLYSVTTISGPPLALLFNNQGYEKQDFRAALGVIRVAEATLTAIAYGIIGFYSVESMKVMPYIVPSVLLGIPLGAFLIRWMDPETFRRLCMSFDAVVVGFGLSRVLVELNLASSFTTYSILSIVVLLNAFLLYRYFRSRAAP from the coding sequence ATGGATCTGATCGTCCTCATTCTCATTACCTTCGTCGCCGCCACCGTCAACGGCGCGATAGGCTACGGCTTCTCCTCGATTACCATGCCGGTTGCCCTACTCTTCTATACCAATCGTATTTTGAATCCCGCCATGGTACTCGTCGAGCTAGTTCTGAATAGCTATGTCCTCTTTCTCAATCGGCAAAACATCCCCAATATTTTCCGGCGTGTCGTGCCCATCCTGATTGGCCTCGCCATGGGCGTCGCCATCGGCAGCTACATCCTCTCGCTGGTGCAACCGGCGTGGGTAAAATTCGTCACCTACTTCATGCTGCTCCCATTGATTTTGCTGCAAGCCGCCGGCATCCGCAAACCGATCAAAGCTGAAAAAGCCATCGGTGTCCCCTTCGGGGTCGGCATCGGCACGCTCTATTCCGTCACGACCATTTCCGGCCCTCCGCTGGCGCTCCTCTTCAATAATCAGGGATATGAAAAACAGGATTTTCGCGCGGCGTTGGGCGTGATCCGAGTGGCTGAAGCGACGTTGACCGCCATCGCCTACGGCATCATCGGGTTTTACAGCGTTGAGAGCATGAAGGTCATGCCTTACATCGTGCCCAGCGTCTTACTGGGCATTCCGCTCGGCGCATTCTTGATCCGCTGGATGGATCCTGAAACATTCCGGCGGCTCTGCATGAGCTTTGATGCCGTCGTCGTCGGATTCGGACTGTCACGAGTGCTGGTCGAACTGAATCTCGCAAGCTCCTTCACCACCTACAGCATTCTTTCGATCGTCGTTCTGCTCAATGCATTTCTCCTGTACCGCTATTTTCGAAGCCGCGCAGCTCCGTGA
- a CDS encoding RrF2 family transcriptional regulator, giving the protein MKLSKKSEYGLRALIELTLAYEQATLQRHQIAKRQHIPIEFLEQILLALKRAGLLASRRGLKGGYTLIKPPGEITVGQVIRILDGPLAPIGCVSKTAYQKCRDCPYTDKAECPVQHVMGPVRDAIAGILDHCTLNDFAASHRRG; this is encoded by the coding sequence GTGAAGCTGTCCAAGAAAAGCGAATACGGACTCCGAGCGCTGATTGAGCTCACGCTTGCTTACGAACAAGCGACACTACAGCGCCATCAAATTGCCAAGCGCCAGCACATTCCGATCGAGTTTTTAGAACAAATCCTTCTGGCATTGAAGCGGGCGGGATTACTGGCCAGCCGACGCGGTCTCAAGGGAGGCTATACCCTTATCAAGCCCCCTGGAGAGATCACCGTCGGTCAAGTGATCCGCATCCTGGATGGTCCTCTTGCCCCGATCGGCTGTGTGAGCAAAACAGCCTATCAAAAGTGCCGGGATTGCCCCTACACGGACAAAGCCGAATGCCCGGTCCAGCATGTGATGGGACCGGTTCGCGATGCAATTGCCGGCATCCTCGATCATTGTACGCTCAACGATTTTGCAGCAAGCCATCGCAGAGGATAA
- a CDS encoding glycine--tRNA ligase subunit alpha produces MNYQDLILTLSRFWADRGCVIQQPYDMEMGAGTFHPATFLRSLGPEPWRAAYPQPCRRPTDGRYGENPNRMQHYYQYQVVLKPAPDDIQELYLESLAQLGINPKQHDIRFIQDDWESPTLGAWGLGWEVRLDGMEITQFTYFQEIGGIELAPITGEITYGTERIAMYLQQVNNVYDLAWTDQIKYGDIHHETEVQGSRYNFEEGDVTMLMQAFQAHEAECKRLLAQTEKRLTLPAYDYCIKSSHVFNMLDARGAISVAERTGYIARVRALARQCAERYIEERAAMGHPLMARATAPGIQRTSRTRS; encoded by the coding sequence GTGAATTATCAGGACCTCATTCTGACGTTAAGCAGGTTTTGGGCGGATCGAGGCTGCGTCATTCAGCAGCCGTACGATATGGAAATGGGGGCCGGAACCTTTCATCCGGCCACCTTTCTGCGTTCCCTCGGTCCGGAACCTTGGCGGGCTGCCTATCCGCAACCCTGCCGTCGCCCTACGGATGGCCGCTACGGGGAAAATCCCAACCGCATGCAGCATTACTATCAGTACCAGGTGGTGCTGAAGCCGGCTCCCGACGATATCCAAGAATTGTATCTTGAGAGTCTCGCTCAATTAGGCATCAATCCCAAACAGCACGACATCCGATTTATCCAAGATGACTGGGAGTCCCCCACGCTCGGGGCCTGGGGGTTGGGGTGGGAAGTCCGCTTGGATGGGATGGAGATTACCCAGTTCACCTATTTCCAAGAAATCGGCGGGATCGAGCTGGCGCCCATTACGGGCGAGATCACCTACGGCACGGAACGCATCGCTATGTATCTGCAGCAGGTGAACAACGTCTATGACCTGGCCTGGACCGATCAGATCAAGTACGGCGATATCCATCACGAGACCGAAGTGCAGGGCTCTCGCTACAACTTTGAAGAAGGCGATGTGACGATGTTGATGCAAGCGTTTCAAGCGCACGAGGCCGAGTGTAAGCGGTTGCTTGCGCAGACCGAGAAGCGCTTGACGTTGCCAGCCTACGATTACTGCATCAAGTCATCGCATGTATTCAACATGCTCGACGCGCGCGGCGCGATCAGCGTGGCGGAGCGGACCGGTTACATCGCACGGGTGCGCGCGCTGGCCCGGCAATGCGCGGAACGGTACATCGAAGAACGGGCTGCCATGGGGCACCCCCTCATGGCTCGTGCGACAGCGCCGGGGATTCAACGCACCAGTCGCACGCGATCTTAA
- a CDS encoding fibronectin type III domain-containing protein, with protein MRILPTSILLTICALLTGCGGGGEGSPTVSSSSSAALPTASLAWNPIQDSSIIGYYVHYGRQSPGQAGSCSYESAQFVESPSATISNLQPNTRYFFTVSSYNGLESNCSSEVSTVTPSSQA; from the coding sequence ATGCGTATTTTGCCCACCAGCATTTTATTGACCATCTGCGCACTACTCACCGGCTGTGGCGGCGGCGGGGAAGGATCCCCCACGGTCTCATCGTCCTCAAGCGCAGCACTTCCGACTGCCTCGCTTGCGTGGAACCCAATACAGGATTCGTCGATAATCGGGTACTACGTCCACTACGGACGACAATCTCCCGGGCAGGCGGGCTCCTGCTCGTATGAATCGGCCCAATTTGTCGAATCGCCGAGTGCTACGATTTCCAACCTACAGCCCAACACTCGCTACTTCTTTACGGTCAGTTCCTACAATGGCCTCGAGAGCAACTGTTCTAGCGAAGTCTCGACCGTGACACCCTCTTCTCAGGCCTAG